A genomic region of Longimicrobiaceae bacterium contains the following coding sequences:
- a CDS encoding arylesterase — MVSLFIFGCGGGESKSPPPGAAAAPAAAPQAAERSVLFLGTSLTAGLGLDPDQAYPALVQEKIDSAGLPFHVVNAGVSGETAAGARRRLEWILRQPFDVMVLETGSNDMLRGANLDSVRADIQAIIDRVRQARPNARIVLAGMMAPPNLGARYAAGFGAMYPELARKNHLPLIPFLLQDVGGVADLNQSDGIHPNERGARIVAATVWKTLEPVLREDLTRSPSPSPTAPAR; from the coding sequence TTGGTTTCGCTCTTCATCTTCGGCTGCGGCGGGGGCGAAAGCAAATCGCCGCCGCCGGGCGCCGCGGCCGCGCCCGCCGCCGCACCGCAAGCCGCGGAGCGCAGCGTCCTCTTCCTCGGCACGAGCCTCACCGCCGGTCTGGGCCTCGATCCGGACCAGGCGTACCCGGCGCTGGTCCAGGAGAAGATCGACTCCGCCGGGCTGCCGTTCCACGTCGTCAACGCGGGCGTGAGCGGCGAGACGGCTGCGGGGGCGCGGCGGCGCCTGGAGTGGATCCTCCGCCAGCCCTTCGACGTGATGGTGCTGGAGACGGGCTCCAATGACATGCTGCGCGGCGCCAACCTGGACTCGGTGCGCGCCGACATCCAGGCCATCATCGACCGGGTGCGCCAGGCACGGCCCAACGCGCGGATCGTGCTCGCGGGGATGATGGCGCCGCCCAACCTGGGCGCCCGCTACGCCGCGGGCTTCGGAGCCATGTACCCCGAGCTGGCCCGGAAGAACCACCTGCCGCTCATCCCCTTCCTGCTCCAGGACGTGGGCGGCGTGGCGGACCTCAACCAGTCCGACGGCATCCACCCCAACGAGCGCGGCGCCCGCATCGTCGCCGCGACCGTCTGGAAGACGCTGGAGCCGGTGCTGCGCGAGGATCTCACGCGCTCCCCCAGCCCCTCGCCCACAGCCCCGGCGCGGTAA
- a CDS encoding ABC transporter ATP-binding protein: MLIVQDLRKTYPSGGRELSALRDVSFRIDAGEFVAIVGPSGSGKTTLLGLLAGLDRPTGGTVRLDDTDLGSLSEDARARLRRERIGFVFQSFQLIPTLTAQENVEVPMELRGSPGGAERARELLARVGLEGRGHHFPAQLSGGEQQRVAIARAFVHSPSILFADEPTGNLDAATGARVVDLLTELNRELGTTLVLVTHDSDLAGKARRVIRLADGAVVSDGPAA; encoded by the coding sequence ATGCTCATCGTTCAGGATCTCCGTAAGACGTACCCCAGCGGCGGGCGCGAGCTGTCGGCGCTACGCGACGTCAGCTTCCGCATCGACGCGGGGGAGTTCGTTGCAATCGTGGGCCCAAGCGGCAGCGGGAAGACCACGCTGCTGGGGCTGCTCGCCGGGCTGGACCGCCCCACGGGCGGCACCGTGCGCCTGGACGACACCGACCTGGGCTCGCTCTCCGAAGACGCACGGGCGCGGCTGCGGCGCGAGCGCATCGGCTTCGTCTTCCAGTCGTTCCAGCTCATCCCCACGCTCACCGCGCAGGAGAACGTGGAGGTGCCCATGGAGCTGCGCGGCTCGCCCGGGGGCGCCGAGCGCGCCCGCGAGCTGCTGGCGCGCGTGGGGCTGGAGGGCCGCGGCCACCACTTCCCCGCCCAGCTCTCCGGCGGCGAGCAGCAGCGCGTGGCCATCGCCCGCGCCTTCGTGCATTCGCCATCCATCCTCTTCGCCGACGAGCCCACGGGCAACCTCGATGCCGCCACGGGTGCGCGCGTCGTGGACCTGCTCACGGAGCTGAACCGCGAGCTGGGCACCACGCTGGTGCTCGTCACGCACGATTCCGACCTCGCCGGAAAGGCGAGGCGGGTGATCCGCCTGGCCGACGGCGCGGTCGTATCCGACGGACCGGCAGCGTGA